The Gemmatimonadota bacterium genome includes the window ACTTTTGTGGCTCGAGGTCTGCCATATCCCTCAGGCGATTTGGACCGGCATTTGTCATCATATATTCAATTGCGACCGTTGACAGGGTTGCATCCCCCAGGAATTTCTGCACGTATCTCGACTCGGAATTGAACAATTGCACCCGGTCATTTCCCGAGTCCGCAACATAAATATCGCCATGCTCATCTACGGCCACATCCGTCGGTCTATTTAGCTCGCCATTTCCGCTACCCGACTTTCCAAACGCGAAGATAAACGCCCCGTCACCAGTGAACTTCTGGATTCTATCATTCCGCCAATCCGCGATATAAACATCGCCCAGTTCATCCACGGTAAGCCCCCAGGGCATGTTAAACTCCCCCTCCCCATCGCCAAACCCGCCCCATTGTGAGATAAATTCACCGTCTTTGGTAAACTTCTGAACTCTGTGGTTCAGGCTGTCAGCAACATAGATATTCTCTTCGGCATCGAAGGCAATACCTGCCGGACCGTTCAGTTGTCCATCGCCATCGCCGTGTTCACCCCATTTCCCCAGATCTTTGCCATCTTTGTCAAAGGACAAAATACAATGCACGGCCTCGTCGGAAACATAGAGGTTCTCCTCGCTATCGGCAATAATTGAAACCGCCCACGTAAGCCCACGGCCAACGGTACCCAGGTCTTTGTCATCAATATGGTACTTCCTGATCGTCGATGCATCTCTGTTCCGGCACAATATGTAGAGACAGCCTTCCTTACCCAGAGCAATATCGATCGGAAAATTCGTCAACCGCCTCATGCCCAGAGTCTTGTAAAATGGAAATCCTGCCCGCAACAGGCCATAAGGTCTGCCCATGATTCACCTCCCTTTTTCAAAATACACAACGAATAGACGAATAGACGAACCCCACCCAACCACCCCTACCCACTACAAGCTTCGCTGATTCGTTGATTCGTTGATTCGTTGATTCGTGATCACACGGCCTCTTTGAAAGGCTGGATCTGTTCAAATGTCCCATCCACAATCGGAGTGGCATCCATTCCCATCCATTGCTCCAGGAGCGTTGCGTATATGCCGCGGAAGTCTATTGTATGCTCAAGGTCTTCGCCGTTGGCCCATCGGGAGGGCTCAAGAGACGGATATTCTGCATATAGCCCGCCATTCACACCATCACCGATGATAAATGCACCACCACCTGTACCGTGGTCAGTGCCACTGGCATTATCCCTCATACGTCGCCCAAACTCTGAGA containing:
- a CDS encoding NHL repeat-containing protein, translating into MGRPYGLLRAGFPFYKTLGMRRLTNFPIDIALGKEGCLYILCRNRDASTIRKYHIDDKDLGTVGRGLTWAVSIIADSEENLYVSDEAVHCILSFDKDGKDLGKWGEHGDGDGQLNGPAGIAFDAEENIYVADSLNHRVQKFTKDGEFISQWGGFGDGEGEFNMPWGLTVDELGDVYIADWRNDRIQKFTGDGAFIFAFGKSGSGNGELNRPTDVAVDEHGDIYVADSGNDRVQLFNSESRYVQKFLGDATLSTVAIEYMMTNAGPNRLRDMADLEPQKYFRCPGGVAVNGDGLMFVADNGSYRVQVYQKQAVPLTEEQFSAPRRSPTLHQE